Within the Salvelinus alpinus chromosome 38, SLU_Salpinus.1, whole genome shotgun sequence genome, the region TTTTgcgtatggtttcctagaaacaaagGGTGTCTCAACtaaccctttggctcaacttaccccactacCCTCTAGTACAACTGAACTACATTCTTCCCAGACTCCGATTAGATCTACTTACTGGCTGCTGCTTTAGGGCAGGAATGGGTTTTTGTATAGCATTTACAAGTTAATGGATGTTCAGGGTCATGTGGATTCTCTGACGTTAGAACAGGCCTTCACTAGCAGTGTGAAACTGCACTTAAACTGTCTGtctccatgtgtctgtgtgtccaggtgtatctgTGGTATTTTGAAGAACAAGCCCCGCATCCTGGTCACCCACCAGTTGCAGTACCTCCAAGCAGCCAACCAGATCCTCGTCCTCAAGGAGGTGTGTTTCTGGCAGAATTTAACATTCTACACATGCTTTGTAACCTACGTATGACCACAGGTGCATTTCTGCTTACCTTTTTACTTTACTGAGCACATAACATGTCTGCTGTCAATCTTTATGAAAGGAATAGTTCACCCAAAGGCATATTCATTTACATATGAATACAGACTCCAGAAGTTGGGCAgggtgtgacgtgtgtgtgtgtgtgtgtgtgtgtgtcagggtcacATGGTGGCGAGGGGGACATACTCCGAGCTGCAGCACTCTGGGGTTGATTTCACCTCCCTGCTGAAgagggacgaggaggaggagccaCAAACCAACAACAATCCCTCAGTGGTCAAACACGCCTTTTCCCAGAGCTCAATTTCCTCCTGGAATTCAGTGGTctcccacacctcctccatgcactCTGTTAAAGATGGAGCTGAACAGCTTCCGGTGGGTCCAAACCCCACCCACTTCCTTTCAAGCTCTTAGACACAGTCACAAGGAGGATTTTCATTCTGAAGTATCCCAGATTGTCCCTCCTTTAGTTAACAGGGTATTATGTCCATGTCTCCTCCCTGTCCAGACAGTAGCAGAGGAGAGCCGATCGGAAGGCAACATCGGCGCCACCCTCTACTTCAAGTACTTAAACGCAGGAGCCAGCATCCTGGTTATGCTGGGCACAGTCCTCCTCAGTCTCATCGCGGAGGTATTAACACATCCAAAATGTCAGGCAGTGAATAACCATATGTCACTATTCTACCGCCTAGCATCTACAGTAAATACAAGCATTTTGACTTCTGATAGATGCGTGCAAAATCAAACTCTGACCAGATTAAGGCATTGGAACCAATGACATTGCAATGATCTAACCAACTATAATATAATTTGTCACCCACAGGTAGCATACGTTCTTCAGGACTGGTGGCTGGCCTATTGGTAAGAATCATCTATTGTTACAGTAGTACATCATTTGTTTCACAGTTCAGTTGGACCATAGCAATGTGAATGTTCAAATAACAACGCTGACTGTTTGATTGACAGGGCTGGAGAGCAGGAGAAACTCAATATTAACGGCACTGTGATTGTCCAAAATGGCCTCAACATCACTCAAGAATTGGACCTCAGTTTCTACATGGGCATTTATGCAGGTATACAGAAGAGCAttactaaatatactgtatatttacttCTCCCTTCAAAGAATGGGAATATTTTCCAAGTAAGTATGAGGTTGTCCCCTTACCTGGGAGGAAGCTTGGGAAAATCGTGTAATGACTGACAAGTCACCTTCTCTGTGTTCAGGTTTGACTCTGGCCTCGGTCATCTTTGGCTTTGCCAGGAGTCTGGTGATGTTCAATGTGCTGGTAAAAGCTGCTCAGTCTCTGCACAACCGCATGTTCAACTCTATCCTCCGGACGCCTGTACGCTTCTTTGACATCAACCCAATTGGTGAGAGACCCCTCGCATGCAATagaatctgtttgtgttgtcttttTCTTGTTGAGTACAATACAATTTCTTGTAATTGAGTCCTGACCTCAAAATGCTTTGAAACTGGTTGGGTGAGAGAACAGACGTCATTTCCACATCtatttttgatttacatttggttgggttgtcaactaatgtgaattcaacaaaaataaataaatgtcacTCCTtgtatttaggttaaaagttgggtggagaaaaaaaaactaaattcCCTTAAATTTGTTAGGAATTGAAAACTGGTCAAGTTGTGGAGAAATGCTAGATGCAAAATATAAGGCAAACAACTTCTATATTTAAAAGGTTTAATAGACAAACGTTCCTCTAAGAGGTTCGCTGCAAATCTCCCCTCCAGAGGAGAGGGCGGAACTAAATACTCGTGCCTTACCTGTTCGCTGTTTCACCCTTCCGTGTCTCGTGCCAAAGCATTAAATCAAGGCTGAGACCTTGAGGTTGAATAGATTATACATTTGAAACGTCTTAATTGCTTAGGACACCCATGGTCGATTTTTATGCCTCAGAGGCCCAGATACCAGTAACTAAGACCTGATTTACGGTGCCCTCTGGTCTTAGTGtacctacagtcgtggccaaaagttttgagaatgagacaaatattaattttcacagtctgctgcctcagtgtcttttagatatttttgtcagatgttactatgtaatgctgaagtataattacaagcatttcataagtgtcaaaggcttttattgacaattacatgaagttgatgcaaagagtcaatatttgcagtgttgacccttctttttcaagacctctgcaatccgccctggcaagCTGTCAATTAATTTCTggaccacatcctgactgatggcagcccattcttgcataatcaatgcttggagtttgtcagaatgtgggtttttgtttgtccacaagTTCTAATTGGAATAAGGTCTGGGgaatttcctggccatggacccaaaatatcaatgttttgttccccgagccacttagttatcacttttgccttatggcaaggtgctccatcatgctggaaaaggcattgttcgtcaccaaactgttcctggatggttgggagaagttgttctcggaggatgtgttggtaccattcgtttattcatggctgtgttctcaggcaaaattgtgagtgagcccactcccttggctgagaagcaactccacacatgaatggtctcaggatgctttactattggcatgacacaggactgatggtagtgctcaccttgtcttctccggacaagcttttttccggatgccccaaacaatcggaaaggggattcatcagagaaaatgactttaccccagtcctcagcagtccaatccctataccttttgcagaatatcagtctgtccctgatgtttttcctggagagaagtggcttctttgctgcccttcttgacaccaggccatcctccaaaagtcttcgcctcactgtgcgtgcagatgcactcacacctgcctgctgccattcctgagcaagctctgtactggtggtgccccaatcccgcagcggaatcaactttaggagacggtcctggcgcttgctggactttcttgggtgccctgaagccttcttcacaacaattgaaccactctccttgaagttcttgatgatccgataaatggttgatttaggtgcaatcttactggcagcaatatccttgcctgtgaagccctttttgtgcaaagcaatgatgacggcacgtgtttccttgcagataaccatggatgacagaggaagaacaatgattccaagcaccaccctccttttgaagcttccggtctgttattcgaactcaatcagcatgacagagtgatctcaagccttgtcctcgtcaacactcacacctgtgctaacgacagaatcactgacatgtcagctggtccttttgtggcagggctgaaatgcagtggaaatgtttttgggggattcagttcatttgcatagcAAGAACtaactttgcaattcatctgatcactcttcataacattctggagtatatgcaaattgccatcatacaaactgaggcagcagactgaatttgtcattctcaacttttggccacgactgtagaggcCAAATTCCAAAAGGgaatagtcattcaaaaatagcATTCTTAGCAGGTGATGACTTTTTAAAAATCCAATAATTTTCCCACGTTGAGTAAATGTCATCACattgaattttttgttgttgaaatgacgtggcaaacaatgttgatttaaccagtttttgcccagtggattACTTTCTCCTGTTCTGTCACAGGAAGAATTCTCAACAGGTTCTCCAAGGACATCAGCCAGCTGGATTCCATGTTACCTAATACCTTTGTTGACTTCAGTCAGGTAAGTGACTTTATTACCCTAGAGGGGAACATCTATGTATTTTGTCAGGAGGATATAGATTTCCCAATCCATTATCTTTATTACATAAATCTTTTCTTCTCTTCATGTCTCCTGGGTGTTTTCGATCTTGCCACAGTCGATCCTGCAGAATATCGGCGTAGTTGTGGTGGCAGCCTCCGTTATGCCCTGGATCCTCATTCCTGTGGTTCCTCTTCTCATTATATTCCTGTTCCTGAGACGCTACTTCCTGCAGACGTCACGGGACGTCAAACGCCTGGAGTCCACCAGTGAGTGACAGGACTGACTGGGACAGGGGAGGCAAGGGACAAATGATAATTGTACATTTTCTCTTAATGTGTACAATTTCCTTTTGTGTCTGCAGGCGTGTGTGAGTTGATGCATTTCCTGTGTTCTGCAGCTCGGAGTCCTGTCTTCTCCCACCTGTCCTCGTCCCTCCAAGGTCTGTGGACGATCCGAGCTTTCAGAGCCGAGGAGAGATTCCAAAACACCTTTGACGCTCATCAGGATCTGCACTCAGAGTCCTGGTTCCTGTTCCTGGTCACCTCTCGATGGTTCGCTCTCCGACTGGATGGAATCTGCGCAGCCTTTGTCACTGTCACTGCCTTCGGCTGCCTCTTCCTCAGAGATGGTAAGAGGATAAATTATTATGGCTTCATTACACAAGCTGTTACACAATGGTAGAAATCAATGTTGGTTGCATATTACATAAAACAAATTGAATGAGTTTGGATAATCTTTCTGATCAAAGTCTTTGGCTCATTGCCTGTTCCCTAGCAACAACTTGTATTACACTTGGGGCCAAACAGTTATCCAAGCTACACTACCAGTcagaagttttagaacacctactcattcaagggtttttctttatttgtactattatctactttgtagaataatagtggagacatcaaataacatatggaatcatgtagtaagcaaaaaagcgttaaacaaatcaaaatattttatttgagattcttcaaatagccaccctttgccttgatgacagctttgcacactcttgacattctctcaaccggcttcatgaggtagtcacctggaatgcatttcaattaacaggtgtgcattcttaggttaatttgtgtaatttctttccttaatgcattttagccaatcagttgtgttgtgacaaggtaggggtggtatacagaagatagccctatttggtaaaagaccaagtccatattatgtcaagaacagctccaaaaaagcaaagagaaacgacagtccatcatgactttaagacatgaaagtcagtcaatatggaaaattaagaactttgaaagtttcttcaagtgccgtCGCAAAATCCATCAAGTGCTaggatgaaactgactctcatgcggaccgccacagaaaaggaagacccaaagttacctctgccgtagaggataagttcattagagttaccagcctcaaattgcagcccaaataaatgcttcagaattcaagtaacacagatctcaacatcaactgttcagtgtgaatcaggacgtcatggtcgaattgctgcaaagaaaccactactaaaaggacaccaataataagaagagacttgcttgggccaagaaacacgagcaatggacattagaccggtggaaatttgtcctttgatcTGTAGTCCAAATtggatatttttggttccaaccgccgtgtctttgtggaacgcggtgtgggtgaacggatgatctctgcatgtgtatttcccaccgtagcatggaggaggaggtatgatgatgttggggtgctttgctagtgacacttatttatttagaattcaaggcaacttaaccagcatggctaccacagcattctgcagcgatccgccatcccatctggtttgggcttaatgggactatcatttgttttcaacaagacaatgacccaacacctctaggctgtgtaagggctatttgaccaagaaggagagggatggagtgctgcatcagatgaactggcctccacaatcccccgatcgcaaccaaattgagatggtttggataaGTCGggacgcagagtgaaggaaaagcagccaacaagtgttcagcatatgttgggaaagcattccaggtgaagctggttgagagaatatcaagtgtgcaaagctgtcatcaaggcaaagggtggctatttgaagaatctcaaatataaaatatattttgatttgtttaacactttttttggttactacatgattccatgtgttatttcatagtttgtcttcacctTCATTctaaagaaaaaacccttgaatgagtaggtatccTAAAACTTTTGGCCGCTAGTGTATGTCAAGAAACATAATAAGAATGTTCAATCAAATCTaatcaaaatcacattttatttgtcacatgcttcatataaaaacaggtgtagactaacagtgaaatgcttacttacaggcccttcccaacaatgcagaaaaagaaaatagagaaataatagaaaagtaataataaataacttggtctatgtgcaggggtatgaggtagatatgtacatatacagtgcattcggaaaatattcagacacgTTCactttacgttacagccttattctaaaatggatgaaatatttttttatatacatttttgcaaatgtattaaatttaaAACAtaccttacataagtattcagaccctttgctattagactcgaattgacctccggtgcatcctgttttcactgatcatccttgatgtttctacaacttgattggagtccacctgtggtaaattaaattgattggacatgatttggaaaggcacacacctgtttataagtcggaagtttacattaaatacaccttagccaaatacatttaaaactcagtttttcacaaatcctgacatttaatcctagtaaagattccctgtcttaggtcagttaggatcaccactttattttaagaatgtgaaatgtcagaataataggagtgatttatttcagctttttatttctttcatcacattcccagtggatcagaagttcacatatactcaattagtatttggtagcattgcctttaaattgcttaaattgggtcaaatgttttgggtagccttccacaagcttcccacaataagttaggtgaattttggcccattactcctgatagagctggtgtaactgagtcaggtttgtaggcctccttgctcacacacgctttttcagttctgcccacagattgtctataggattgaggtcagggctttgtgatgaccactaaccacttaagccattttgccacaactttggaagtatgcttggggtcatcgtccatttggaagacccatttgcgaccaagctttaacttcctgactgatgtcttgagatgttgcttcaatatatcaacataagcctcatgacgccatctattttgtgaagtgcaccagtccctcctgcagcaaagcacccccacaacatgatgctgccacccccgtgcttcacagttgggagcgtgttcttcggcttgcaagcctccccctttttcctccaaacataacgatggtcattatggccaaacagttctatttttgtttcatcagaccagaggacatttctccaaaaagtacgatcttattccccatgtgcagttgcaaactgtagtctggcttttttatggcggttttggagcagtggcttcttccttgctaagcagcctttcagattatgtcgatataggacttgttttactgtggatatagatacttttacctgtttcctccagcatcttcacaaggtcctttgcttttgttctgggattgatttgcacttctcgcaccaaagtacgttcatctctaggagacagaacacgtctcctttctgagcggtatgacggctgcgtggtcccatggtgtttatacttgcgtactattgtttgtacagatgaacgtggtaccttcaggtgtttggaaattgctcccaaggatgaaccagacttgtggaggtttacaatttttttttctgaggtcttggttgatttcttttgattttcccatgatgtcaagcaaagagtcactgagtgtgaaggtaggccttgaaataggtgcacctccaattgaatcaaatgatgtcaattagcctatcagaagcttctaaagccatgacattttctggaattttccaagctgtttaaaggcacagtcaacttagtgtatgtaaacctctggcacactggaattgtgatacagtgcatttataaatgaaataatctgtccgtaaacaatagttggaaaaatgactctcagaccatgataaaaccaagattgaactgttgGACTTAAGGAAACTAGGCACCGCTCATCACTTGGCCAATACCAttgctacggtgaagcatgatggtggcagcatcatgctgtggagatgtttttcagcggcagggactggaagactagtcaggatcgagggaaagataaatggagcaaagtacagagatccttgatgaaaacctgctccagagcgctcaggaaagtccttgagtggcccagccaaagcctggacttgaacccgatcaaacgacctgaaaatagctgtgcagccacgcttcccatccaacatgacagagtttgagaggatctgcagagaatgggagaaactccccaaatacaggtgtgccacgcttctagcgtcatacccaataagatttgaggctgtaatcgctgccaaagatacttcaacaaagtactgagtaaatggtctgaatacttatgtaaatgtcatatttcagttttttcattaacaaacatttctaaactgtttttgctttgtcattatggggtattgtgttgaggatttaaaaaaaaatctattttagaataaggctggtgTGTAAttggtacattttttttttaagtgaagggatctgaatactttccaaaaggcactgtaactaggaataaagtttacagtgcattcagcatATGAGTGTGCAAAGGATAGATAATACATACAATGCTGCTACTGTttgagtcaaaagagttattgcaaaaagggtcaatgcagatagtccgagtAGCTATTTACCTAAATACTTAGCACTCTAATGGCTTTGGGTGGAAGCTGTTCAGGggcctgttggttccagacttggtgcatcagtaGTGCTTGTCGTGCGATAGAGAGAAGTCTTTGACACGggttgctggagtctttgacaatttttaggcccTTTCTCTGATACTGCCTGGCATAGAGGTTCTGGGTGGCAGGGAGCTCGgtactgggccttacgcactacactctgtagcgccttgcagtcggatgccaagtagctgccataccaagtggtgatgcagtcAGTGAAGATGCTCTCAAATGGTACAGTTGTAGAACTTTTTAGCCTCCTCCGACCAGGCGttttcatgccctcttcacgactgtgttggtgtgtgtggatcatgatagatccttaatgatgtggacacagaggaacttaaagctctcgacccgctccactacagccctgtcgatgggggcgtgctcagccctccgtttcctgtagtctatGATCAGGAccttttgtcttgctgatgttgagggagaggaggttgttctggcaccacactgccaggtctctgacctcctcccaataggctgtctcatcgttgtcggtgatcaggcttagCGCCATCGTGTTGtcaacttaatgatggtgctggagttgtgtgcggccacacagtcatgtgtgaacggagtacaggaggggactaagcacgcacccctgaggggcccctgtgttggatgtgttgttgcctaccctcaccacctgggggcggcctgtcaagaagtccaggttccagttagagggaggtgttcagtaccagggtccttagcttattgatgagcttggaggggatgatggtgttgatcgctgagctgtagtcaatgaacagcattctcacataggtgttcctcttgtccaggtgggaaagggcagtgcggagtgcaatagagattgagtcatctgtggatctgttggaatGGTATGCAAATGAGTtgggtctgggatgatggtgttgatgtgagccatgagcagctttTTAAAGCATTTAAGGCTACAGATGCGAGTGCTACGGGccatagtcatttagacagggtaccttggtgttcttgggcacagggattatggtggtctgcttgaaatgtaGGTATTACAAACTAGATCAGTTGtagttgaaaatatcagtgaagacacttgccagctcgtcagcgcatgctcagagtacatgtcctggtaatccgtctggccctgcggccttgtgaatattaACCTGTTTCAAGTTCTTACTcgcatcggctacggagagcgtgatcagtcgtctggaacagctggtgctctcgtgcatgattcagtgttgcttgccttgaaggcATTTagatcatctggtaggcttgcatcaccgggcagctcgcagctgggtttccctttgtaatcagtgatcgtttgcaagccctgccacatccgaccagTGCCAGAGGATTCGATCTTAGTGCTGTATTGACGGCTCGACGGAGGTTgttgcgggatttcttataagtgtacGGCTTAGTGTCCGGCTCCATGAAGggacagctctagcctttagctcaatgcagatgttgcctgtaatccatggcttctggttgttgACATGCTGTGTAGCCAATGAATTGAGTAAATGTTCTAATCAGGGCTGGAGGCGGGAGCTGTGGGTTTGGTGTTGTCCTACGCCGTCACCCTTCTTGGGAACTTCCAATGGACCATTCGTCAGAGTGCGGAGATGGAGAACATGGTAAGATCACATCAAAGTCCTAACTCTGGTATTGTCACTCCCCCAGCACCACAGGCCCTTTTACAGTATCTGAAAGATTTTACCTGGGAATGAATTTCCACAGGGAAAATAATCAAACACAGAGATCTGTGCCAGTGACCTGTAGAAATAAGATTCATTAGAATCAAAAGGGTTTTAGTTGCATCCTGTCATTCAGGAATCTTCAGCTGAAAAGGCCCACTTAAGAATGTAGCGTGTGGATTATTGAAGTTCTGTAAAGTTTTATAATTTAGTGCTGAGAAGCCATACTAGCATTAGACCAAGGTTAACCACGTTCCCAGTCTCAGAGTAGGCTGGTAAATCAGCTTAGAACCAGGTTTGTTTGATTGACATGGTTATTTATTTACCGTCCTCAGATGACGTCAGTGGAGAGGGTGGTGGAGTACACAGAGCTGGAGAGTGAAGCACCCTGGGAAACCCAGAAGCGTCCTCCTCCTGAGTGGCCGAGCCAAGGCCTCATCACCTTTGACCGGGTCAGCTTCTCCTACAGCTCAGACGGACCTGTGGTCCTGAAGGACATGAAGGCCATGTTCAGGCCCAAAGAGAAGGTTGGCATCGTGGGCAGGACAGGTGCGGGGAAAAGCTCCCTGGTATCGGCGCTCTTCCGCCTGGCAGAGCCAGAGGGCAGGATCTACATTGACGGAGTTCTGACCTCCGAGATCGGCCTTCATGACCTGCGCCAGAAGATGTCCATCATACCTCAGGTAGCTACTGTTGGTGGGTCTTCTGTGGCTGCTCTGTCCCTTAGTCCTTCTGAATGTAGTAAAGGAAAGGCTCCTAGTTCAGATATGGCTCTGTTAGAGCTTATTACATTTTTCTGTTTGTGGCCCCTCTGTTCTGCAGGACCCAGTGCTTTTCACCAGCACCATGAGGAAGAACCTGGACCCTTTTAGCCAGCACACAGACGAAGACCTGTGGAACGCTCTCCAAGAGGTACTGCTCCTCAGACTCCTATTGATACAGTAACGGGACATACAGGTTAATGTGTGTTTTTGGTGGCATTGAGCAGGGTCTTACTCCAGTAACTGTTTCCTCTCCAGGTCCAGCTGAAGTCTGTGGTGGAGGAGCTGCCCAATAAGATGGAGACGGTTCTGGCCGAGTCGGGCTCCAACTTCAGTGTGGGTCAGAGGCAGCTGGTCTGTCTGGCCCGAGCCGTCCTGAGGAAGAACCGCATCCTCATCATCGACGAGGCCACAGCCAACGTGGACCCCAGGTACAGAGCTGCCTCTCACAGACACAGTCTGTCCTTTAGAGCTGATGTGCTTTGAGTGGGAGGCCTCTAGTAGTCAATGAAAGCGTGATTGTTTCTTTATCTTGGTTGAGTCTTTCCTGAACTGTTTGTCtgtcccacttggttatgaatgcaACATAAGACTGGGAGGCATCTAGTAGTagaggaaagtgtgtgtgtttctcttcctCCCAgctgagtgtgttgtctgtgtcctGGCTCTGTAGAACAGATGAGTTGATCCAGAAGACGATACGAGACAAGTTCAGGGAGTGCACCGTTCTCACCATCGCCCACCGCCTCAACACCATCATAGACAGCGACCGCATTCTGGTGAGAGCTCTTCCCATCAAATAGATGTATATCtgtcacacgcacacacctcATCAGTCATGTATATATGAGATAAAAAACGAGACTGAGCAGGGTGTGAGATGCACATTTATTCACTTTAAATTTCAGGTTGATCTGAGATCGTATCCTATGTTTGTTTAGTGAAATGAGTTTACCCTGTTTACACTTCTCTGAAGGTGCTGAGTAATTCAGCCAGTGCAGAGTGAAGTAGGGTTACTCTATTGTAAACAGCgctagatcagtggttcccaaactatgGGGAGCGCCCGAGGGGTAGGCAGGGGGGTCCCCCCATCCCAAAAAATTGTTAAGGAGCGGTCTGAATTTAAACTTAATCCTGGAAGTTGTAATAGtaaaatgcacaaggtgcaatttcgaaattgggtagtgAATCAGCAGTTGTCCTCGTCGTGACAGTCATTGCAGACcttagagctatttataacttgtcataaATGTCCAGATCATCTAGGCCATGTCAGCTAAAGTTTTTTAGCCTATTGagtcccatggcaaaatgtatagaattgcagtaAATACGCTAAATAAGAGGGTATGAACAGGGCACTTTCCCATAGAAAGACGGAGGGCACGGGATGTTCCACAATGCTGGAAGAGGGGCCTGAGTGAAAGTTTGGGAACCCCATAATTTCACTACAGACCAGTTTAGCCAGGTTGACTTACTGACTTTTGACCCTGCCTTCAGGTGCTAGGCGCTGGTATGATCCAGGAGTTTGACGAGCCGTACGTCCTGCTTCAGAACCAGGAGAGTGCCCTCTACAGGATAGTCCAGCAGACGGGCAAGGCTGAGGCAGCTGCCCTGCTGGAATCAGCCAAACAGGTGAGCACTGACACTGCATCCCAACCCAGCGCACACATTCTCTCAACCTAACTT harbors:
- the LOC139566439 gene encoding ATP-binding cassette sub-family C member 4-like, producing MCTGNRMFCFITLLLLKDFFHSSLREEISKIMSSSYLRGLNMVSFFAASKIIVFITFAVYVLLGNTISASRVFVAVSLYGAIKITVTLFFPQAIEKVFETIISIRRIKNFLLLDEIERPNMRFTLEEKKDASVEIKDLICYWDKSRDAPSLQNLSLTVKSEQLVAVIGPVGSGKSSLLSAILGELPHDKGVLRVKGQLTYASQQPWVFPGTIRSNILFGKELHPQKYEKVLRACALKRDMELLPDGDLTLIGDRGATLSGGQKARVNLARAVYQDADIYLLDDPLSAVDAEVGRHLFEQCICGILKNKPRILVTHQLQYLQAANQILVLKEGHMVARGTYSELQHSGVDFTSLLKRDEEEEPQTNNNPSVVKHAFSQSSISSWNSVVSHTSSMHSVKDGAEQLPTVAEESRSEGNIGATLYFKYLNAGASILVMLGTVLLSLIAEVAYVLQDWWLAYWAGEQEKLNINGTVIVQNGLNITQELDLSFYMGIYAGLTLASVIFGFARSLVMFNVLVKAAQSLHNRMFNSILRTPVRFFDINPIGRILNRFSKDISQLDSMLPNTFVDFSQSILQNIGVVVVAASVMPWILIPVVPLLIIFLFLRRYFLQTSRDVKRLESTSVCELMHFLCSAARSPVFSHLSSSLQGLWTIRAFRAEERFQNTFDAHQDLHSESWFLFLVTSRWFALRLDGICAAFVTVTAFGCLFLRDGLEAGAVGLVLSYAVTLLGNFQWTIRQSAEMENMMTSVERVVEYTELESEAPWETQKRPPPEWPSQGLITFDRVSFSYSSDGPVVLKDMKAMFRPKEKVGIVGRTGAGKSSLVSALFRLAEPEGRIYIDGVLTSEIGLHDLRQKMSIIPQDPVLFTSTMRKNLDPFSQHTDEDLWNALQEVQLKSVVEELPNKMETVLAESGSNFSVGQRQLVCLARAVLRKNRILIIDEATANVDPRTDELIQKTIRDKFRECTVLTIAHRLNTIIDSDRILVLGAGMIQEFDEPYVLLQNQESALYRIVQQTGKAEAAALLESAKQAYMNNGNSHGPKMANGVVVFFETVV